The sequence GAGACGGAGCGGACTGCCCTTCATCGATGAAAGGGAAAGAGGCGCGGAGACGGAGATCGGGCCCCGGGCCCACGTTGCACTAGACAGCCCAAGTCGCGCTACGGTCACTTCGTTCCCCGGTCTTACTTTGTCATCAATATGAATCTCCTTCCCATGATATGGGAAGGAGTTTTTTTATGCATCGCCCTGGGCTCGCCAGGGAAGCTGTACCTTGAAGGTAGTCCCTTTATCCAGTTGACTCTCCACCGTCACGATCCCCTGATGAGCCTCCACAATATGTTTGACGATGGCCAGCCCCAGACCGGTGCCCGCTTGACCGCGGGTACGCGCCTTATCCGCCTTGTAGAAACGTTCAAAGATAAAAGGCAGATCCTCTTCCGGAATCCCGCTTCCGGTATCCCGGACACAGAGTTGCAGTCCGCTTTCCGTCTCAACGAGCTCGATGGAAACCCGCCCTCCTGCCGGAGTGTGGCGAATGGCGTTATCCACCAGATTGGTCAATACCTGCTCCACCTTGTCCTCATCCCATTCCACTGTGGGAAGGGACTGGGGTATGTCACCCACCAAGGTCATTTTCTGTTCTGCGGCGATCGCCTGGAATTTGCGCAAAACGCGACGGACCAGAGGAATCGCATCCATCTCAGCCGTTTCCAAACGAATGTGTCCTGCCTCCATCCGGGCCAGATCCAATAACTCCCGTACCAATCGGCCCATGCGCAGCGACTCGTCATTGATCACTTTCGCGATTTCAGACTGGTCTTCCGGTGTTTGGGCAATCCCGTCCAGAAGGGCTTCGCTGTATCCCTGCAACATCGCCAATGGCGTCCGCAGTTCGTGTGAGACATTGGCGACAAAGTCTTTGCGCAATTTATCCGTACGCCTTTCCTCCGTCACATCCCGTAATACAGCCACGGCTCCCCTGACCTGCTCTCGGGCGTACAGGGGAGCCATTACCACAGCCCAGGTTCGTCCATGAACTGTGATGTCCCCGAATTGTTCCCGCTCATCCTGCACCACCAGGCTGAAAATTTCACGAAGAGGGGATGGCAGATCAGGGCCTTCCTCTTCTTCCTCCCGCCAGTGGTTCAGGAGCTCTTCCGCCGGCGGGTTGGTGACGATCACCCTGCCCTGTGCGTCCATGGTGATCACACCGTCCGCCATGCTGCGCAGGATGCTGGCCAGTTGCTCTTTTTCCTGGGACAAGGCGTGAATCGACTCTTCCAGCTGCGCAGCCATCCGATTGAATGCGACAGCCAAATCGCCGATTTCATCCCGCTCATGGGAGCGAACCGGAACACGGGTGGAAAATTTACCCTCCGCCATCTTCTCCGATGCTTTTTTCATTTGGATCAAGGGTTGGGTGATCCTTGTAGAGAGAAAAAACGCAAAAATGGTGGTTAAGAATATCCCGATCAACGCTGAAAAAAAGATCAGCTTTTTGATTTCGTTTTCATTCAATTGTTCCTGGGTGCGGTAGAGTACCACGGCTCCCACAACCTGGTCTTCTTCATGCAAGGGATAAGCCACCATCATGATTTCATCTTTGAACAAAGGGAAAGTGGATTCCCCATCCTTACCCACCATCACCCGGCTGCGCAGCACCTGTTTTTCACCCTGGAAAACCTGGTCGAGCTCGGTCTGCTCCAAGATTTCCTGCCAGGGAAATTCCGGAACGTGGGGGGAGACCTCCACTGATTCCACCGCCCCGTCTTTCCCCAAGATAATCATGTAGGTATCAAACAAATCCGCCACTTTTAACACCGAATGGAGATGCTCCGCCCGCTTTCTGTCGACGCCCGGCTCCTCCAACGTCTTTTGGACATGTTGGGCCAGCTGCTCCAGACTGTTTAATTCCGCCTGGTAATAGGTATCCATAATCTGTTCCGACAAAAACAGGCTGAGCATCACCAGAATCAGCGTCACCAGCCCGATGATCGTCAACCAGAGCTTGCCGACGACGCTGCGCCAGATCACTCTTTCGGCACCTCAAGTTTATAACCGACTCCCCAGACCGTGTTGATCATGGCGGCAGCGGAAGGAGAAGCCCGGTTCAACTTCTCCCGGAGACGTTTAATATGAGTGTCCACCGTGCGTAAATCGCCAAAAAACTCATAGTTCCATACGTCCCGCAACAGCTCTTCCCGGGTGAATACCTTATCCGGTGAGGAGGCCAGGTAATGAAGCAACTCGTACTCCTTGGGCGTCAGAGACACTTCCACCCCGCCTGCCCTCACTTCGTGAGCATCATGATCGATGGCCAAATCCGGAAAGACGATCACGTTGTGGGTTTCGGTCTCCGTCGACAAAAACGCTGTAGCCGACGAACGGCGCAATACCGCTTTCACCCGGTGAACCAACTCCCGGGGGCTGAAGGGTTTCACCACATAATCATCCGTGCCCGCTTCAAACCCTTCCACTCGGTTACTCTCTTCCCCCCGTGCCGTCAGCATGATGATGGGGGTGGCCTTTTTATTGCGGATATCCCGGCACACCTCAAGACCGTCCGATCCCGGGAGCATCAAATCCAATAGGATCAGATCGTAATCGTGTTCCAGCGCTTTTTCCAACGCCTGTTCGCCGTCTTCCGCTTCGTCGATTCGGTACCCTTCCCGTTCCAGATACATGCGAAGTAAACGGCGGATACGATCTTCATCGTCAACAACTAAAATATATTCTTGCTTCTCCACCCGACTCACCTCTTTTCCCGATACTCACTTTTTTATTCTCTTCTTTCAATTATACCATATCCTTACACTTCTTCATTCACGCGTAGGAATGAAGACCGGCGATGACCAAATTGATCACGATCAGATTGATCAGGATGATGATAAAACCGCCCACAGCCAGCCAGGACGATCGAAGGCCTTGCCACCCCCGGGACAGACGCAAATGCAGATAGGCGCTGTAAAAAAGCCAGGTGATAAGCGCCCACACTTCTTTGGGATCCCACCCCCAGAAACGGCCCCAGGCTTCATGGGCCCAGATCATGGCGAAAACAAGGCCGCCCAGGGTGAAAATCGGATACCCGATGGCAATGGCCCGGTAACTGATCTCATCCACTGTTTCCAGGTTGAGATTTTTCACCAAGGGATAGAGGAGTTCGTAGATTGGTTTTCGGAAAGCCAGACGCAGGATTCCGTACAGGACGAGGCCGATGAAGATAGACCACAGAACGGAATTCAGCTTGTTGGCCGCCTTTTCCCCCTGCATCCAGGAAGGAACTTCAAACAACGGACCCTGAAGCCCCAAAAAAGCGGGTACATCTACCGCTTTACCCTCGTGGGGACCCACAATCGGCGGCATGACAAACTCCTGCACCACTTCCGTGTCGTCCACAGGATGCTGGAACGTCGCCTCATACCCACCAAATGCGAAAGACAGGAATATGAAGCTGACATACATCACGACGACCACCATCGTCACTTCCAGCCAGGTGGCCGTACGGGTATGACCCCGGTCTTTTCCAACCCAGCGGATCAGATAGATCAAACCTGCCACAAATCCCACTGCCAGCGCCCCTTGCCCCAAAGCCACGGTGATCACATGAATGTGGAGCCAGTGGCTTTGCAATGCGGGAATCAGCGGTGTCACCTCTCGGGGAAAAACCGAGGCATACGCCAGCATAATCACCGCCAACGGCATGGCAAAGGCACCTAAGGTAATCGTTCGGTATAAATAATAGATCACGATATAAGCAGTCACGATCGTAAAGCAGAGGAAAGCCGTAAATTCAAACATATTGCTGGTAAAGTGTCCACCCAGCAGAAGGCGGACAATAATAAATCCGACATGCAGGGCCACACCGGCGATGGCCAGTGTGATTCCCCGCCGCCCCCAGCGTGTCATATGCACTTCTTTCCCGTCACGGGATCCTTTTCCCGTCACTGC is a genomic window of Desmospora profundinema containing:
- a CDS encoding ATP-binding protein — encoded protein: MIWRSVVGKLWLTIIGLVTLILVMLSLFLSEQIMDTYYQAELNSLEQLAQHVQKTLEEPGVDRKRAEHLHSVLKVADLFDTYMIILGKDGAVESVEVSPHVPEFPWQEILEQTELDQVFQGEKQVLRSRVMVGKDGESTFPLFKDEIMMVAYPLHEEDQVVGAVVLYRTQEQLNENEIKKLIFFSALIGIFLTTIFAFFLSTRITQPLIQMKKASEKMAEGKFSTRVPVRSHERDEIGDLAVAFNRMAAQLEESIHALSQEKEQLASILRSMADGVITMDAQGRVIVTNPPAEELLNHWREEEEEGPDLPSPLREIFSLVVQDEREQFGDITVHGRTWAVVMAPLYAREQVRGAVAVLRDVTEERRTDKLRKDFVANVSHELRTPLAMLQGYSEALLDGIAQTPEDQSEIAKVINDESLRMGRLVRELLDLARMEAGHIRLETAEMDAIPLVRRVLRKFQAIAAEQKMTLVGDIPQSLPTVEWDEDKVEQVLTNLVDNAIRHTPAGGRVSIELVETESGLQLCVRDTGSGIPEEDLPFIFERFYKADKARTRGQAGTGLGLAIVKHIVEAHQGIVTVESQLDKGTTFKVQLPWRAQGDA
- a CDS encoding response regulator transcription factor, yielding MEKQEYILVVDDEDRIRRLLRMYLEREGYRIDEAEDGEQALEKALEHDYDLILLDLMLPGSDGLEVCRDIRNKKATPIIMLTARGEESNRVEGFEAGTDDYVVKPFSPRELVHRVKAVLRRSSATAFLSTETETHNVIVFPDLAIDHDAHEVRAGGVEVSLTPKEYELLHYLASSPDKVFTREELLRDVWNYEFFGDLRTVDTHIKRLREKLNRASPSAAAMINTVWGVGYKLEVPKE
- the ccsB gene encoding c-type cytochrome biogenesis protein CcsB, whose amino-acid sequence is MEQTMETLLFGTFILYLLASIAFVMAVTGKGSRDGKEVHMTRWGRRGITLAIAGVALHVGFIIVRLLLGGHFTSNMFEFTAFLCFTIVTAYIVIYYLYRTITLGAFAMPLAVIMLAYASVFPREVTPLIPALQSHWLHIHVITVALGQGALAVGFVAGLIYLIRWVGKDRGHTRTATWLEVTMVVVVMYVSFIFLSFAFGGYEATFQHPVDDTEVVQEFVMPPIVGPHEGKAVDVPAFLGLQGPLFEVPSWMQGEKAANKLNSVLWSIFIGLVLYGILRLAFRKPIYELLYPLVKNLNLETVDEISYRAIAIGYPIFTLGGLVFAMIWAHEAWGRFWGWDPKEVWALITWLFYSAYLHLRLSRGWQGLRSSWLAVGGFIIILINLIVINLVIAGLHSYA